The following proteins are encoded in a genomic region of Candidatus Cloacimonadota bacterium:
- the rpsG gene encoding 30S ribosomal protein S7, producing MSRRRRQMEKEVFPDPKYKSIILSQFINTVMKKGKKSLAEKIVYDALDILGEKTNEPPLDVFYQAVDNVKPLIKVVSRRIGGSNYQVPTEVTPKTAQALAFRWIISYARARSEKTMVERLAGELLAAYKKEGASIKKREDVHKMAESNKAFAHFRF from the coding sequence ATGTCAAGAAGACGCAGACAAATGGAAAAAGAAGTTTTTCCCGATCCAAAATATAAAAGCATCATTCTCAGTCAGTTCATCAACACAGTGATGAAAAAAGGCAAGAAAAGCCTGGCAGAAAAAATCGTTTATGATGCACTCGATATTCTGGGAGAAAAGACAAATGAACCTCCACTGGATGTATTTTATCAAGCTGTGGACAACGTGAAACCGCTCATCAAAGTTGTTTCTCGCCGTATTGGTGGATCGAACTACCAGGTTCCCACAGAAGTAACACCAAAAACCGCTCAAGCTTTGGCTTTCCGCTGGATCATCAGCTATGCTCGTGCACGCTCCGAGAAAACCATGGTTGAACGTTTGGCAGGCGAATTACTGGCAGCATACAAAAAGGAAGGAGCCAGTATAAAGAAACGCGAAGACGTTCATAAAATGGCGGAATCAAACAAAGCATTTGCTCATTTCAGATTTTAA